TCCGGGCCTGTATACGGGCGCGCGTATGTCCATCTGACCGACAAGTCGTTCCTCGTCGTGGACAGGGTGGTGGACCTGCTCGTGGGGGACGGCGGGGCGACGGCCCTCACTCTCTACCGCGAGGGCCCGCGCGTCTACGGCAACGAGCGCTGGCAGGAATTCCTGGACTCCTGCAACGACCTGATGCGCACCCGCTACAACGGCGAAGTGGGCACGCCGGTCGACTCGTTCTTCCGTGTCGTGGACGTCCTGAGCCGTGCCGGCGCCGACGACCGGGTGGGCGAGATCATGGCGTTGCTCGGGCGGTCCCGCTCGCGCGCCGAGTCCTTCCGGGCCGGGATGCTCCATGCCCCCGCCATGATTCCCGTGCTCAATCCGCTGCTTCCGGCGATCGTCGACACGGCCGCCCACTGGAGTGCCGGCGGGCGGCGCGTCCTGCTGGTCCACGACCGGCAGAACATGCTCACCGAAGAGCGGATCGCCTGGATCCGGCGGGCGTCGCGGCTGCAAGGGCTCACGCTGGTCGACTCGCGCGAGGACGCGCGGGTCCAACTGGCCGATTTCCTCGCCGGAATCGCCCGCAAGATCGCCTCGGACGAGCTCAACGAACGGGGCGATCCGCACCTGACCGCGCTGCTGCGGCCCTACGTCGGCGCGTCCTCCGTCTGGGGCGACGACCGCAGCGCGGCCCTGCTGCGGCCACCCAATCTCTCCCCCAGGGGCGCAAGGGGCAACTCGGCCGTCTAGATTGCCAGTTGACACCGCATTTCAGGACCTCTTCGCAACTCCAGGAGCTGAACCCGTGACCGAGAACCCGGCAGCCGCGGAACACCCCTCCGAGTCGGTGCGCAGCCGCATCATCACGACGCAGCCGCACACGGCCCGGATATGGAACTACTGGCTGGGTGGCAAGGACAACTACGAGGTCGACCGGGCGGCCGGGGACCAGATCCGTCAACTGCACCCGGGCATCGGCGACTACGCGCAGGCCGACCGGCTGTTCCTGGGCCGCGCCGTGAGCCACCTGGTCGCCGACCGCGGGATCCGCCAGTTCCTCGACATCGGCACCGGCCTGCCGACCGCGGACAACACGCACGAGGTCGCCCAGCGGCTCGCCCCGGACGCGCGGATCGTGTACGTCGACAACGACCCGCTGGTGCTGGCGCACGCCCGCGCGCTGCTCACCAGCACGCCCGAGGGCAGCACGGACTACCTCGACGAGGACCTCCGCAATGTGGACGCCATCCTCGAACATGCCTCCAAGACGCTGGACTTCAGCCAGCCGGTCGGCCTGGTGCTCCTCGGTGTCGTCATCTTCATCGGCGACGACGACGAGGCGTACTCCATCGTGCGGCGTCTGCTGGACGCACTGCCGTCGGGCAGCCACCTCGTCCTCTCGCACACGATCACCAGCCCGGCGATGCCCGACGTGGACGACGCCGTCGCCTTCTGGAACGAGCACGGCACCCCCAAGCTGACCCAGCGCACTCCCGAGGCGGTCGCCCGCTTCTTCGACGGGCTCGAGCTCCTCGAACCGGGTGTCGTGTCCTGCTCGCGCTGGCGGCCGGAGAACACCGACGGGGCCGAGCCGGACGAGGTCGCGATGTTCGGCGGGGTGGGCCGCAAGGCCTGACGGCGGACGCCGTTGATGTACGGCGTTTCGGAGTGAACGCAGTGGCGTCACCGCACGTAAGGGAGAAGGGTGCTCAAGACCGGGGCCCCTGCGGTGGTGACGCCGTGCAGTTCGGCTTCGGGAGCCATGGATGAAGCACGCACGACGACGGATCGTCCGACGGGGGGCGCGATTCGCGGCCGTCGGCGGGCTGCTCTACGGAGGGCTGATGGTGACGCACGCGATGGCGAGCGAACCCTCCGACACGTCGCGTGCCACCGCGAGTTCCGCCCAGGCCGCCGCCTCCATGGGCACCGACCTGGTCACGCGCCTGGGCACCGCCCGGACCGCGGGCAGCTGGATCGCCACCGACGGCCGGCCCGTGGTCGCGGTGACCGACGCGGGCGCCGCGGCCGAGGTGACGAAGGCGGGGGCGCGCGCCAAGGTCGTGGACTTCAGCATGCAGGACCTCAAGTCCGCGACCCAGACCCTGAGTTCATCACCGCGGGTGGCGGGCACCGCGTGGGCCGTGGACTACACCCACAACGAGGTGGTGGTGCAGGCCGACAGCACCGTCTCCGCCTCCGACTGGTCGCGGCTGACGAAGGTCGCCGACGGCATCGGGGGTTCCGTGCGCATGGAGCGCACCCAGGGCACCTTCACCACCCGGCTGAACGGCGCGCAGCCGATGTTCTCCACCGGCGGGCGCTGCTCGGCGGGCTTCAACGTGACCAACGGCCAGAACCAGTTCATCCTGACAGCCGGGCACTGCGGACCGGCCGGCTCGATCTGGTTCGCCGACAACCAGGGTTCCCAGCAGCTGGGCCGGACCATCAACCAGGCCTTTCCCGGCAATGACTTCTCCCTGATCCAGTACGACAGCGGGCAGGCGGGCGCCGGGAGCAACGTCGTGGCCATCGGCGGCGGCCAGGGCGTCCGGATCGTCGGGGCCGCCGATCCGACGGTCGGCCAGCGGGTCTTCCGCAGCGGGAGCACCAGTGGGATGCACGACGGGCAGGTGACCGCGCTCAACGCGACGGTGAACTACCCCGAGGGCACGGTCACCGGGCTCATCGAGACCACGGTGTGCGCCGAACCCGGGGACAGCGGCGGCCCCTTGTTCTCCGAGGGGGTCGCGCTCGGGGTGACCTCGGGCGGCAACGGGGACTGCAAGACGGGCGGTACGACGTTCTTCCAGCCGGTGACCAAGGCCATGAGCACGCTGGGGGTGCAGTTGGCCGGGCTGCCGGGGGCCTCCGCGGGCGGGGCCGCGGCCTCCGCGGCGCCGTCGTCCTCGGCCTCGCAGGGGGCGGCCATCGCGCCGAGCTCGGTCGCGCCGGGTTCGGTCGAGGCGGTCGGTACGTCCGGGACCGCGCAGACACTGGTCTCGCGGCTCACGGACCCGAAGAACATCGGCCCGGGCCTGCTGGTGATCGCGGGAAGCCTCGTCGCCCTGGTGGCCACGAGGTACATCCGCACGGAGCAGGAGCGCAACCGGTACCGTCGCGCGTTCTCACAGAGTTGGGGGTGATCCGGGGCCGAGGACGGCGCCCCGCGGGGCTTCGCCTCGCGTCACGCCACCTTGGTGGGTTGGGGAGCGGCCGCCGCCCATTCCGTGACCAGCCGCTGGTACTCCCGCCGCTCGTCGATGTTCAGCGTCCCGCCCGCCCGGAACCACAGGGCCCGGATCTCCTCGTTGACCTCGGCTGCGGAACGCTCCGAGGCGGAGTCAGGAGTGATGGACATGGTGTGAAGCATACGGGGATCGACGTGAAGGCGATGTGAGTAATCGTACGTCTCGCAACATTACGGACCGTGAAGCTGATCACTCTCGATCATCACCGTGCGGCAAGGCCCCAGTTCAGGCCTGGGCGGAACCGAGCACGAGCACCTGGATCGCCAACACCGCCGCTCCGCGCGCCCAGTCGTGGAAGTCGGACACCTTCGTCTCCAGGTCGACCGGGGCGGCCAGCGGATGCCGGTGGGCCCGGAGGGTCTCCTCAACCGTCCGGCCGGCCACCTCCATGAGTCCGACGCCCTCGCCGGCGAGCAGGATCTTCTGCGGCATGGCGAAGTTGGCGATCTGCGCGACCAGGGTGCCCAGGGCGTGTGCCGCCTCGTCGACGACGCGCAACGGCATGGGTTCCCCGGCGGCGGCGAGGGCGAGGATCTCCTCGTAGGTCCGGTCGTGGCCGGTGGCCGCCTGAACCTGGTAGCGGATGTTGGGGATGGTCAACAGCGAGACAGCGCTGCCGCGTTCGCCGTCAGGGGTGAGCGGGCCGTCCGGGCGGAGGATCCAGTGGCGGCCGAAGCCGCGGTCCTCCTCGGCGCAGGGCACCCGTTTGCCGCCCAGGACGAGCCCGTAGCCGATGCCCGCGCCGATGGTGAGGACAACGAAACGGTCGAGGCCCCGGCCGGCGCCGAACCAGGTCTCGGCCTCGACGAGGGCGGCGACGTCGTTCTCGACGACCACCCGCAGTCCGGTGCGCTCCTCCACCAGCTCCGCCAGCGGGACGTCGCGCCATCGCAGGAACGGCGATTCGCCGACCACGGCCCGGTCCTGGACGAGTCCGCCCACGCCGATGCCGATCCCCGCGAGCCGGGGGTGCTCGGCGGCCAGTTCGGCGGTCATCTCCCCCAGCAGGTCGGCGACTTGGGCCGGGTCGTGGGTGGTGAGCGGGCGGTCGTGGCGGGCGACGATGTCGCTCCTGAGGGTGGTGACGACGCCGTAGACCATGTCATCGGTGATCTTGAAGCCGATGAAGGAGCGGGACTCGGCGACGACGTCCAGCGGTTGCGAGGGGCGGCCCTGCCGGGCC
Above is a genomic segment from Streptomyces sp. R21 containing:
- a CDS encoding DUF3800 domain-containing protein, encoding MRDDGDRAERGGAPPDARCAGQVLEVACDESGSDGENLTRGNTDVFAHASVHLPMESAADHVQEVRDRIRSPAEVYKANHLLREKHRPVLEWLLGPSGPVYGRAYVHLTDKSFLVVDRVVDLLVGDGGATALTLYREGPRVYGNERWQEFLDSCNDLMRTRYNGEVGTPVDSFFRVVDVLSRAGADDRVGEIMALLGRSRSRAESFRAGMLHAPAMIPVLNPLLPAIVDTAAHWSAGGRRVLLVHDRQNMLTEERIAWIRRASRLQGLTLVDSREDARVQLADFLAGIARKIASDELNERGDPHLTALLRPYVGASSVWGDDRSAALLRPPNLSPRGARGNSAV
- a CDS encoding SAM-dependent methyltransferase, encoding MTENPAAAEHPSESVRSRIITTQPHTARIWNYWLGGKDNYEVDRAAGDQIRQLHPGIGDYAQADRLFLGRAVSHLVADRGIRQFLDIGTGLPTADNTHEVAQRLAPDARIVYVDNDPLVLAHARALLTSTPEGSTDYLDEDLRNVDAILEHASKTLDFSQPVGLVLLGVVIFIGDDDEAYSIVRRLLDALPSGSHLVLSHTITSPAMPDVDDAVAFWNEHGTPKLTQRTPEAVARFFDGLELLEPGVVSCSRWRPENTDGAEPDEVAMFGGVGRKA
- a CDS encoding S1 family peptidase — translated: MKHARRRIVRRGARFAAVGGLLYGGLMVTHAMASEPSDTSRATASSAQAAASMGTDLVTRLGTARTAGSWIATDGRPVVAVTDAGAAAEVTKAGARAKVVDFSMQDLKSATQTLSSSPRVAGTAWAVDYTHNEVVVQADSTVSASDWSRLTKVADGIGGSVRMERTQGTFTTRLNGAQPMFSTGGRCSAGFNVTNGQNQFILTAGHCGPAGSIWFADNQGSQQLGRTINQAFPGNDFSLIQYDSGQAGAGSNVVAIGGGQGVRIVGAADPTVGQRVFRSGSTSGMHDGQVTALNATVNYPEGTVTGLIETTVCAEPGDSGGPLFSEGVALGVTSGGNGDCKTGGTTFFQPVTKAMSTLGVQLAGLPGASAGGAAASAAPSSSASQGAAIAPSSVAPGSVEAVGTSGTAQTLVSRLTDPKNIGPGLLVIAGSLVALVATRYIRTEQERNRYRRAFSQSWG
- a CDS encoding ROK family protein; amino-acid sequence: MTTRAASWLPLSSGERSVAIEVLVHGPLSRTELARRLNLSAGSLTRLTKPLIESGLLVEVPEGGTLAEARQGRPSQPLDVVAESRSFIGFKITDDMVYGVVTTLRSDIVARHDRPLTTHDPAQVADLLGEMTAELAAEHPRLAGIGIGVGGLVQDRAVVGESPFLRWRDVPLAELVEERTGLRVVVENDVAALVEAETWFGAGRGLDRFVVLTIGAGIGYGLVLGGKRVPCAEEDRGFGRHWILRPDGPLTPDGERGSAVSLLTIPNIRYQVQAATGHDRTYEEILALAAAGEPMPLRVVDEAAHALGTLVAQIANFAMPQKILLAGEGVGLMEVAGRTVEETLRAHRHPLAAPVDLETKVSDFHDWARGAAVLAIQVLVLGSAQA